A genome region from Colwellia sp. Arc7-D includes the following:
- a CDS encoding tyrosine-type recombinase/integrase has protein sequence MIRNMGSLSYYVRYVQTKEFPEKEFPIVYFSDGTISYALMLFIKHLYDNELGKSSALSNLFLICGELHDFYLSGSESEKNNWDRNPSLMISNYRTCRTQGTIKNLLCERNLWWCRTDKNIVNKRLYSFKKFESFTKLYINTVDLRMGDYLGIYTKNLSKQNFNLLNHLDDDKGYKPEQYSTFNIAHYGDRHNHANPLNHKSKFFPPDKVMEFINQEKNINYKAIKLLCAFTGLRESEPLHIFITDLIPTMTGGYDVLFGHPIADDTFDVQTGELINRVEYLKSFSGNIFTKTGMDKSEISYLSNPVPRLDLVGTLSKFDLNFKGVTLKSSIEIGNFAGLYVLNWTLEAARKEFLSLIPELLMQKRINHPYLFCKANGAPMTKGAYEKNFQRTSKQVTGKVLGTHTLRHFSGMFCANGLHLPKEKTQQILRHRSSDSTAIYYNVTHEEFRKQLTGTNEKTSWEKLVVKLDKEWGKIRWI, from the coding sequence GTGATTAGAAATATGGGTTCATTGTCATATTATGTTCGATATGTTCAAACTAAGGAGTTCCCAGAAAAGGAATTTCCCATTGTTTATTTTTCAGATGGGACTATAAGCTACGCCCTAATGCTATTCATAAAGCATCTGTACGACAATGAACTTGGAAAATCATCCGCACTATCAAATTTGTTTTTAATATGTGGAGAGTTACATGATTTTTACTTGTCAGGATCTGAGTCTGAAAAAAATAATTGGGATAGAAATCCTAGCCTTATGATATCTAATTATCGAACCTGCCGCACACAGGGGACGATTAAAAATCTTCTATGCGAAAGGAATCTGTGGTGGTGTAGGACGGACAAAAATATCGTAAATAAAAGACTGTATTCATTTAAAAAGTTTGAGTCTTTTACAAAGCTTTATATAAATACTGTTGATCTCCGAATGGGCGATTACTTGGGTATTTATACCAAAAACTTATCAAAACAAAACTTTAACCTTCTCAATCATCTAGATGATGATAAAGGATACAAACCCGAACAATATTCAACCTTCAATATTGCCCATTATGGAGATAGACATAATCATGCTAACCCATTGAACCATAAAAGTAAGTTTTTTCCGCCGGACAAGGTTATGGAATTTATTAATCAAGAAAAAAATATAAACTATAAAGCTATAAAATTATTGTGCGCATTCACAGGATTAAGAGAAAGTGAGCCATTACATATTTTTATCACAGATTTAATCCCTACAATGACAGGCGGATATGACGTACTTTTTGGGCATCCTATTGCAGATGATACTTTTGATGTTCAAACTGGTGAATTAATAAATCGAGTTGAATATTTAAAATCATTTTCAGGAAATATATTTACAAAAACAGGGATGGATAAAAGTGAAATATCCTATCTTAGCAATCCAGTTCCAAGACTCGATTTAGTAGGCACGCTTTCAAAATTTGACTTGAATTTTAAAGGGGTGACTTTAAAAAGCAGTATCGAAATAGGAAACTTTGCAGGTTTATACGTGCTGAATTGGACTTTGGAAGCAGCAAGAAAAGAATTTCTCTCATTAATTCCTGAACTTCTTATGCAAAAACGAATAAACCATCCTTATTTATTTTGTAAAGCCAATGGAGCACCTATGACAAAAGGGGCTTATGAGAAAAACTTCCAAAGAACATCTAAACAAGTAACAGGAAAAGTTCTTGGAACGCATACGCTGAGGCATTTTTCAGGTATGTTTTGCGCAAATGGTTTACATCTACCTAAAGAAAAAACCCAACAAATTTTGCGGCATAGAAGTTCTGATAGCACAGCTATTTATTACAATGTAACGCATGAAGAGTTCAGAAAACAATTAACTGGAACAAACGAAAAAACATCGTGGGAAAAGCTCGTAGTAAAATTAGATAAAGAATGGGGTAAAATTAGATGGATATAG
- a CDS encoding CHAT domain-containing protein, translating to MDFDSQKEFDEYARKQFELLNHKIKPSFHKYNTEGIKLTNAFDDKLGLKKAQRCFEKALALATNNEYTKAVACHDLGVFYFTHFARLPGAPHSNLNKAASFFSRAIANKQRQQFPDKYASSLSQLAAVYRRAANEQLWYLSREESLVKSEELHRKALKVLERSIPAFIRLNQLSIIYLNLAATLFDIDKTEKACDSQAKAFICYKEAIDWCQSNFPVSDLNSKMSLKPDKIIPLTISKLTHLSKSKEHKELCKSALEMALVFGLDPLDMMRVNPHVDISNPIVEIQLLVKEADEDSNPENVDRLSKKVHSLMVGRQSTETDQESDRVGVLIQQASSGLARVLVKKEKCIQAFITLENTSAMRFCESTSLCWLHIKDPVGQVLLGALRKLGSIYYGLNEIALMASHVNKSQLHNYLSDSAKLLKSQRSQKTNNEDVQIFNDSKYANIVDFSSRASNPLDFLKQQASLCLGDFKILGQYIDRLDTDYVKDRQRTYQITLNDLREAINTHPDQVLVKIDIEDHYNDVLVIVAYLQNNQITARGYLFNLPKNLINNVAAFVTDHKEVNTDWDLGFIDWKLMLPSHLHKVCLLPSFFASHIPWGATGKTGEKLYQLVNEVNWLPSLMYLYEQVKYYDDKTTITSVVGGDTLFDKLALHDNILTEVAESQNDFLHQLYQSNIFSFYGHCEHKHPDRPKLLFENYFVRDADMLHSVRGAERIEFWACQSGSNIPLHFLPSQVNEPFGMDMRMLESGAKTAIGSLWAVPELVTAHIKAKYDKLKNNNMSASEALLRAQRWWIESGVDEELNKITTLGEKEYLKMLECNYTENQELRALMGPILARNFKAPNVDMALLERSLKHPSAWSGMRFCGISEQQNKYIPRSELSSDQQQKVNTLITQMNLQAGFIKNAR from the coding sequence ATGGACTTTGATAGTCAAAAGGAGTTTGATGAATATGCTCGAAAACAATTTGAGTTGCTTAATCATAAGATAAAGCCTAGTTTCCATAAATATAATACCGAAGGTATAAAGTTAACGAATGCTTTTGATGATAAGTTAGGGCTGAAAAAAGCGCAACGCTGCTTTGAGAAAGCTTTAGCTTTAGCTACTAATAATGAATATACCAAAGCTGTTGCATGCCATGATTTAGGTGTGTTTTATTTTACGCACTTTGCGCGCTTACCTGGGGCGCCTCATTCAAATCTAAATAAAGCAGCTTCATTTTTTTCTCGTGCGATTGCAAATAAACAACGCCAACAATTCCCTGACAAATATGCTTCTAGCCTGTCTCAATTAGCTGCTGTATACCGAAGAGCGGCTAATGAACAATTGTGGTACCTTAGCCGAGAAGAAAGTTTAGTAAAATCAGAGGAATTACATCGGAAAGCTCTCAAAGTGCTTGAAAGATCCATACCAGCTTTTATTCGATTGAACCAGCTTTCAATCATTTATTTAAATTTAGCAGCAACTTTGTTCGATATAGATAAAACTGAAAAAGCCTGTGATTCTCAAGCCAAAGCATTCATTTGCTATAAAGAGGCAATTGACTGGTGTCAATCAAACTTTCCTGTCTCAGATTTAAATAGTAAAATGTCCTTGAAACCAGACAAAATAATACCTCTAACTATATCTAAGTTGACACACTTATCTAAAAGCAAAGAACACAAAGAACTTTGTAAATCAGCTTTGGAAATGGCATTAGTATTTGGACTTGACCCATTAGATATGATGAGAGTGAATCCCCATGTAGATATATCAAATCCAATCGTAGAGATTCAGCTTCTTGTAAAAGAAGCTGATGAAGATAGTAATCCCGAAAATGTTGACAGATTATCAAAAAAGGTACATTCACTGATGGTGGGTCGACAATCAACTGAGACGGACCAAGAGTCAGATAGAGTGGGCGTATTAATTCAACAAGCTAGTTCTGGTTTAGCACGTGTGTTAGTAAAAAAAGAAAAATGTATACAGGCATTTATTACACTTGAAAATACTAGTGCGATGCGCTTTTGTGAAAGTACTAGTTTGTGCTGGCTTCATATTAAAGACCCTGTTGGTCAAGTTCTATTAGGTGCGCTAAGAAAATTAGGTAGCATTTATTATGGTTTGAATGAAATTGCGCTTATGGCAAGCCATGTGAACAAGTCGCAGTTACATAATTATCTTTCTGATAGTGCGAAGTTACTAAAATCACAAAGGTCTCAAAAAACGAACAATGAAGATGTACAAATATTTAATGATTCTAAATATGCCAACATAGTTGATTTTTCTAGCAGGGCCTCGAACCCTTTAGATTTCTTAAAGCAACAAGCTAGCTTATGTTTGGGGGATTTCAAAATATTAGGACAATATATAGATCGATTAGATACAGATTACGTAAAAGACAGGCAGCGTACTTATCAAATCACATTGAATGATTTACGTGAGGCTATTAATACTCACCCAGATCAAGTGTTAGTTAAAATAGATATTGAAGATCACTATAATGATGTATTGGTAATTGTTGCCTATTTACAAAATAATCAAATCACGGCCAGAGGATATTTATTTAACTTACCTAAAAACCTTATCAATAACGTTGCTGCATTTGTTACCGATCATAAAGAAGTTAATACCGATTGGGATTTAGGATTTATTGATTGGAAACTGATGCTCCCTAGCCACTTACACAAAGTTTGTTTGCTTCCTTCATTTTTCGCTTCGCATATACCTTGGGGGGCTACAGGTAAAACAGGTGAAAAACTTTATCAATTGGTCAATGAGGTAAACTGGTTGCCTTCACTGATGTATTTGTATGAACAAGTCAAATATTATGATGATAAAACTACTATTACCAGTGTTGTTGGTGGTGATACATTATTCGATAAATTAGCACTTCATGACAACATTTTGACTGAAGTTGCTGAATCTCAAAATGATTTTTTGCATCAGTTATATCAGTCTAATATTTTTAGTTTTTATGGCCATTGTGAGCATAAACACCCAGATAGACCTAAGCTATTGTTTGAAAATTATTTTGTTAGAGATGCTGATATGCTGCATAGCGTTCGTGGGGCTGAGCGTATAGAGTTTTGGGCTTGTCAAAGTGGCTCTAATATTCCTCTGCATTTTTTACCTAGCCAGGTAAATGAGCCCTTTGGTATGGATATGAGGATGTTAGAGTCAGGAGCTAAAACTGCGATAGGTTCGCTTTGGGCTGTCCCTGAGTTGGTTACTGCACATATCAAAGCAAAATACGATAAGCTTAAAAATAATAATATGAGCGCATCTGAAGCTCTGTTAAGGGCGCAACGCTGGTGGATAGAAAGTGGTGTTGACGAAGAGTTGAATAAAATTACTACCCTTGGTGAAAAAGAGTACCTTAAAATGCTTGAATGTAATTATACTGAAAATCAGGAGTTAAGAGCACTTATGGGGCCGATACTTGCACGAAATTTTAAAGCACCTAATGTAGATATGGCTTTATTGGAACGATCATTAAAGCATCCTTCTGCGTGGAGCGGTATGCGGTTTTGCGGTATCAGTGAACAGCAAAATAAATACATCCCAAGATCGGAACTTTCTTCAGACCAACAGCAAAAGGTGAATACCCTAATTACACAAATGAATTTGCAGGCAGGCTTTATTAAAAATGCAAGATAA
- a CDS encoding VPA1269 family protein, which translates to MDIVEIINNNINTWIDNLDITLSQDLNILENGIGYMSNKEVLFNPTGNIAVINPFALKVISRTIGLGKALNNACKKIQSQIYFNVCTLIEQGKTPAKATLYPFELVEFKRLFVDSINSEQRLNVIETYIENADFLEMINKATAASAIGNTAFSPYWIDWEDTFKGINDETAINLMLSICTSKSFNMPDQFKAEHVYDIDIIKSSPIYHFLLISQPLFKQDSKVNNHKFKEMEHPDTGIRHKFMQGAFNEFFINSKTKRNPFINYVYQAYQRAKWLPRLLNLIDSVDGKLIYFPFFFTSMSYRKHSDDFLESTPFVKVIRSLGRENKTLIKLINAHNSFECISDIPENYFLKVSEAKKANQNYVTSTGLPYKAFERVINQIEKDTEWNTRKNYKPFSKSQLNPLSHKRLINADKNRKNPDMGWAEGKLSNSIKGEMSRFANKASNSNKANNINTFAEWIISLPDKINTLHDISSFMIYDPTGNMYKGVTFYEYIKSKKNSSGSVISLSNQKATWSVAFKILETWAKLESTNLRAKINNPIPPVKELFKGERHVPCSTHRRLIPSYVYEELFSVATENDYAFAKSQQRFTSSLLNHQTKEMEMKFRPHCARIIHLLLLVPLRGKQARWLDEGLMDSELWDFKTQKYKKNNGPLANYVYEDGKNHESRHGNTGVIFNPYGQKNKALCLYISTNKTKSEKAQRAGETGYEIPWPYEGADGHFKQVYDIIESQKTWNDKYCPASVTKPVKTTDENAGYYDVSVWDDLPYFTPLFRNPRKVRLSAMTSVNKEKYKSRDNLYLPISADELRSYFKLLLEETDRIIKLKFPELKNQNVLFKNDGTALYDLHGLRVFGISTLLNKGVDEKVVQMLVGHATAIMTVYYQKIEAKKMKELLIQAQNKQGATQTNELAFLRKGETLICNFGLVPEWQNEDAKNIGDPNRTKEVESIARLAGGGICFGYSCAYGGLTSYINFKGQEVYEIKQLEQGAMRCGNCRYWKSGPRFILEQIYHFNLVVLKISELAEQRTALINKSKDAYNDSTVENPEFMAANYSKEVDDINVISSSYVQEFARRQAMLEETFRVSGLESTKTAELDVFNKMPKGINSYENLSAFEGAMEVTTQGAVLGVNLNSDTISFKKLKKFLTQVSTVAGVADNLIFKPDDEVKRAAILYKIQGVVEDIGRAFTDEEFNDARFLVDTLNNSDLLKIKKHLISADREVMKLADKIKIKKLKN; encoded by the coding sequence ATGGATATAGTAGAAATAATTAATAATAACATTAATACCTGGATTGATAACTTAGATATAACGCTATCCCAAGACTTAAATATCTTAGAAAATGGTATTGGCTACATGTCAAATAAAGAGGTTCTTTTCAACCCTACCGGAAACATTGCTGTTATAAACCCATTTGCCTTGAAAGTAATTTCTAGAACTATTGGATTAGGTAAAGCATTAAACAACGCTTGCAAAAAAATACAATCCCAAATTTATTTTAACGTGTGCACATTGATTGAACAAGGGAAAACTCCAGCTAAAGCCACATTGTATCCATTTGAATTGGTTGAATTTAAAAGGCTATTTGTTGATAGTATAAACTCTGAACAAAGATTAAATGTTATTGAAACATATATTGAAAACGCTGATTTCCTAGAAATGATAAATAAGGCTACTGCTGCTAGCGCCATAGGAAACACGGCTTTTTCTCCGTATTGGATTGATTGGGAAGATACTTTCAAAGGCATTAATGACGAAACGGCTATTAACTTGATGCTATCTATATGTACGTCTAAAAGCTTTAATATGCCTGATCAGTTTAAAGCTGAGCATGTTTACGATATAGATATAATAAAATCAAGTCCAATATATCATTTCTTACTAATTTCACAGCCATTGTTTAAACAAGACTCTAAGGTTAATAATCATAAATTTAAAGAAATGGAGCATCCTGATACAGGTATAAGGCATAAGTTTATGCAAGGGGCTTTTAATGAATTTTTTATTAATTCAAAAACTAAAAGAAACCCTTTCATAAACTATGTATATCAGGCTTACCAAAGAGCCAAATGGTTACCTCGCTTGCTGAATTTAATCGATAGCGTTGATGGAAAGCTTATATATTTTCCTTTTTTTTTTACTTCAATGAGCTACCGCAAACATTCGGACGACTTTTTAGAATCAACACCGTTTGTTAAGGTTATACGTTCATTAGGTAGAGAAAATAAGACTTTAATTAAACTGATTAATGCACATAATTCTTTTGAGTGTATTAGTGATATACCAGAAAATTACTTCCTTAAAGTGTCTGAAGCAAAAAAAGCAAATCAAAATTACGTGACTAGCACAGGGCTACCTTATAAAGCTTTTGAAAGAGTTATAAACCAAATTGAAAAAGATACAGAATGGAATACTCGTAAGAATTATAAGCCATTTTCTAAATCACAACTTAACCCTCTATCACATAAAAGATTAATTAATGCTGATAAAAATCGAAAGAATCCTGATATGGGCTGGGCTGAAGGTAAATTGTCTAATTCAATTAAAGGTGAAATGTCTAGATTCGCAAACAAGGCGAGTAATTCGAATAAGGCTAACAATATAAATACTTTTGCAGAATGGATTATAAGTCTTCCTGATAAAATTAATACACTACATGACATATCTTCTTTTATGATATACGACCCTACAGGCAATATGTATAAAGGTGTCACATTTTATGAATATATAAAATCGAAAAAAAATAGTAGTGGCTCTGTTATTAGTCTATCCAACCAAAAAGCAACATGGAGTGTAGCGTTTAAAATTCTAGAAACGTGGGCAAAGCTAGAATCGACAAATTTAAGAGCTAAAATAAACAATCCCATACCTCCAGTTAAGGAATTATTCAAAGGGGAACGGCATGTACCATGCTCAACTCACAGGCGACTCATACCTTCTTATGTGTATGAAGAGCTTTTTAGCGTTGCGACTGAGAATGATTACGCCTTTGCTAAGAGTCAGCAACGATTTACAAGTTCATTATTAAACCACCAAACAAAAGAAATGGAAATGAAGTTCCGACCCCATTGCGCTCGAATTATACATTTATTACTTTTAGTTCCTTTGCGTGGTAAACAGGCTAGATGGCTTGATGAAGGGCTTATGGACTCTGAACTATGGGACTTTAAAACTCAAAAATACAAGAAAAACAATGGTCCACTCGCTAATTACGTTTATGAGGATGGTAAAAATCATGAGTCTAGACATGGAAATACAGGAGTTATTTTTAACCCCTATGGTCAAAAAAATAAAGCTTTATGTTTATACATAAGTACAAATAAAACCAAATCTGAAAAAGCTCAAAGAGCAGGCGAAACAGGTTACGAAATACCTTGGCCTTATGAGGGGGCAGATGGGCATTTTAAACAAGTTTATGACATTATCGAAAGCCAGAAAACGTGGAACGATAAATATTGTCCAGCAAGTGTGACTAAACCAGTAAAGACGACAGATGAGAACGCTGGATATTATGATGTTAGTGTGTGGGATGATCTTCCATACTTTACACCTCTTTTTCGAAATCCTCGTAAAGTACGATTATCAGCGATGACATCTGTCAACAAAGAAAAGTATAAATCTCGAGATAACTTGTATTTACCAATTAGTGCAGACGAATTGAGAAGTTATTTCAAATTATTACTTGAAGAAACAGATAGAATAATTAAGTTAAAGTTCCCAGAACTAAAAAATCAAAATGTATTATTCAAAAATGACGGTACAGCTCTTTATGACTTACACGGCTTACGAGTCTTTGGTATTTCCACTTTATTAAATAAAGGAGTGGATGAAAAAGTTGTTCAAATGTTAGTCGGCCATGCAACAGCAATTATGACCGTTTATTATCAAAAAATTGAAGCTAAAAAAATGAAAGAATTGCTCATTCAAGCACAGAATAAACAAGGGGCAACCCAAACAAATGAATTAGCCTTTTTAAGAAAGGGTGAAACATTAATATGCAACTTTGGTTTAGTACCAGAGTGGCAAAATGAAGATGCCAAAAATATTGGAGATCCCAACAGAACTAAAGAAGTTGAATCTATTGCAAGACTTGCTGGTGGGGGTATTTGTTTTGGGTATTCTTGTGCATATGGAGGATTAACATCTTATATAAACTTCAAAGGTCAGGAGGTCTACGAGATAAAACAACTTGAGCAAGGGGCTATGAGATGTGGTAATTGCCGCTATTGGAAAAGTGGTCCTAGGTTCATTTTAGAACAAATTTATCATTTTAATTTAGTAGTTTTAAAAATATCAGAACTGGCCGAACAAAGGACAGCCCTGATTAATAAATCTAAAGACGCTTACAACGACTCTACTGTTGAAAATCCTGAGTTTATGGCCGCTAACTACAGTAAAGAAGTCGATGATATTAATGTTATATCTAGTTCCTATGTTCAAGAATTCGCCAGAAGACAAGCTATGCTCGAAGAAACCTTCAGAGTATCAGGACTAGAGTCAACTAAGACAGCAGAACTGGATGTTTTTAATAAAATGCCTAAAGGAATTAATAGCTATGAAAATTTAAGTGCTTTTGAAGGAGCAATGGAAGTTACTACTCAGGGTGCGGTTTTAGGGGTCAACTTAAATTCAGATACAATCTCCTTCAAGAAACTCAAGAAGTTCTTAACTCAAGTCTCTACAGTTGCAGGTGTCGCGGATAATTTAATATTCAAACCAGACGACGAAGTTAAAAGAGCTGCAATTTTATATAAGATTCAAGGGGTTGTAGAGGATATCGGAAGAGCGTTTACTGATGAAGAGTTTAATGATGCAAGGTTTCTAGTAGATACATTAAATAACTCTGATCTCCTGAAGATTAAAAAGCACCTAATTTCTGCTGATAGAGAAGTAATGAAATTAGCAGATAAAATAAAAATTAAAAAATTAAAAAATTAA
- a CDS encoding site-specific integrase: protein MNKVTLTFKDIDKFKETLIEDGNQQILDVFTILLRTGLRLPLILNIEFEHINFDSGEIWIDTIRKGGLYKSQVNINSECLDLFKRLRQLHPHDKFVFQSRKSNYQKNKEASPISRQSVNKAFKSASNKVSVPITSNSLRQAFLVNILKENFSEGNDSIELASIIGHEKKTLTINYKKPEDTELKSDIHQNNSCSTFGSIFQIKTDSHQKSHHEVIASSLNYNALFKAIETLSSIYKIESVHTLKNKYNVTSSETLIAIDVLKKILLTSLTKDSRLHSNKDLSKYKLAR from the coding sequence GTGAATAAAGTAACACTAACATTTAAAGATATTGATAAATTCAAAGAGACTTTGATCGAAGATGGAAATCAGCAAATTTTAGACGTTTTTACAATTCTACTTAGAACTGGCTTAAGACTACCTTTAATATTAAATATTGAATTTGAGCATATTAATTTTGATTCGGGTGAAATCTGGATTGATACAATCAGGAAAGGCGGGTTGTATAAAAGTCAGGTAAATATAAATTCTGAATGTTTAGATCTTTTCAAAAGATTAAGACAATTACACCCTCATGATAAATTTGTATTTCAATCAAGAAAAAGCAATTATCAAAAAAATAAAGAAGCGTCTCCGATATCACGACAGAGTGTGAACAAGGCTTTTAAATCAGCAAGTAACAAAGTTTCTGTGCCAATTACTTCTAATTCTCTAAGGCAAGCTTTTTTAGTTAACATATTAAAAGAAAACTTTTCCGAAGGTAATGACTCTATTGAATTAGCATCAATCATTGGACATGAGAAAAAAACTCTTACGATTAATTATAAAAAACCGGAAGATACAGAACTTAAAAGTGATATTCATCAAAATAATTCATGTTCAACTTTTGGTTCAATCTTTCAAATTAAAACGGACTCCCATCAGAAAAGTCACCATGAAGTTATAGCCTCATCTCTCAATTATAATGCGTTATTTAAAGCGATTGAAACGCTTTCATCTATTTACAAAATTGAAAGCGTACATACACTAAAAAATAAATATAATGTTACTAGCAGTGAAACTCTTATAGCAATTGACGTTCTTAAAAAGATTCTTTTAACAAGTTTAACTAAGGATTCACGCCTTCATTCAAATAAAGATTTATCCAAATATAAATTAGCTAGATAA
- a CDS encoding DEAD/DEAH box helicase family protein produces MKLRLWQQECIETAFSKYLLGSKHFLALATPGAGKTHMSSSLADKLIEKDMIDLVVCLAPSTIVASDFKESLSLKLKSRFDGLLGSSGLVSTYQNLLHVDENFWELFKKFRVFVIFDEIHHCSGTKLENANAWGEKIIENIKDQATYTIALTGTPWRSDKTPIVLSNYCNLTNKIICDYSYGLKKSIEDGVCRVPEIIAIDNDSISVVDKSENLSFNSFLDLLSQEILPYHIIINDENVILQLITRANKRLQSIRNTNPDAGGLIIAYSIQHAKKIQRILHDKLNKAAVVVTYREDDPNQLIRNYRNNSDEWLISVGMVSEGTNIPRLQICCHLTNIKTEMHYRQILGRILRVTSSADQSAVLYMPAEPKLVEYAYRIGRDLPNGADIIKFEKISSHFKTKLKKCNQLIDREANEIEEIGNYPVNTKKPVLSFFKPEQSLFQENVVYAKNPLTEVYEKSVNIFGRFKQETLVIDIQGDLVNEKFLKSLSRVSCEN; encoded by the coding sequence ATGAAGTTAAGGTTATGGCAGCAAGAGTGTATTGAAACAGCTTTTAGTAAATACTTGTTAGGTTCTAAACATTTTTTAGCCTTAGCAACACCAGGGGCGGGGAAAACACACATGTCATCTTCGTTAGCTGATAAGTTAATTGAGAAGGATATGATTGACTTAGTAGTTTGTCTTGCTCCATCAACAATTGTTGCTAGTGACTTCAAAGAAAGCTTATCTCTTAAATTAAAATCTCGATTTGATGGTTTACTGGGGTCATCAGGGTTGGTTTCGACTTATCAAAATTTACTACATGTTGATGAAAATTTTTGGGAGTTATTTAAAAAGTTTAGAGTATTCGTCATTTTTGATGAAATTCATCACTGCTCAGGAACAAAGTTGGAAAATGCAAATGCTTGGGGAGAAAAAATTATTGAAAATATTAAAGATCAAGCAACTTACACAATTGCGCTAACAGGTACACCTTGGCGATCAGATAAAACCCCCATAGTTTTGTCCAATTATTGCAACTTAACCAATAAAATTATTTGTGATTACAGTTATGGGTTAAAGAAATCTATAGAAGACGGTGTTTGTAGAGTACCGGAAATAATTGCCATTGATAATGACAGTATCTCAGTAGTAGATAAATCAGAAAACTTATCTTTTAACAGTTTTTTAGATTTACTTTCACAAGAAATTTTGCCTTATCATATTATTATTAATGATGAAAATGTCATACTTCAGTTGATAACTAGAGCAAATAAACGGCTTCAATCTATTCGAAATACAAACCCAGACGCAGGTGGTTTAATCATAGCGTATTCGATACAGCACGCTAAAAAAATCCAGCGAATTTTACACGATAAATTAAATAAAGCTGCAGTAGTGGTAACATATAGAGAAGATGATCCTAACCAACTAATTCGTAATTATCGTAATAATTCAGATGAGTGGTTGATTAGTGTTGGTATGGTCTCGGAAGGTACCAATATACCAAGGCTGCAGATATGTTGCCACTTAACGAATATAAAAACTGAGATGCATTATAGACAAATTCTGGGGCGAATTTTAAGGGTGACTAGCTCTGCGGATCAAAGTGCTGTTTTGTATATGCCTGCGGAGCCAAAGCTCGTTGAGTATGCTTATAGAATAGGTCGGGATTTACCAAATGGAGCAGACATTATAAAGTTTGAGAAAATAAGTTCACACTTCAAAACTAAGCTAAAAAAATGTAATCAGTTAATAGACCGAGAAGCAAATGAGATTGAAGAAATAGGAAATTATCCAGTGAATACGAAAAAGCCTGTTTTAAGTTTTTTTAAGCCTGAGCAAAGTCTCTTTCAAGAAAATGTTGTCTATGCTAAGAACCCACTTACTGAGGTTTATGAAAAATCAGTAAATATATTTGGTCGCTTCAAACAAGAAACCTTAGTAATTGATATTCAGGGTGACCTGGTAAATGAAAAGTTTCTTAAATCCTTGAGTAGAGTCTCATGTGAAAATTAA
- the yfaE gene encoding class I ribonucleotide reductase maintenance protein YfaE: protein MAFSITVEEHKLAFLDEDKNILNTLERENIESHFHCRDGFCGACRCTLKKGTVEYHEYPLAYIGENEILTCCAYPTTDIEIIID, encoded by the coding sequence ATGGCTTTTAGTATTACCGTCGAGGAACACAAACTAGCGTTCCTCGATGAAGATAAAAACATACTGAACACCCTAGAAAGAGAAAATATTGAATCACATTTTCATTGTCGTGATGGATTTTGCGGTGCTTGCCGTTGTACATTAAAAAAAGGGACCGTTGAATATCACGAGTACCCATTAGCTTATATCGGTGAAAATGAAATTCTCACTTGCTGTGCTTACCCTACGACTGACATTGAAATCATAATAGATTAA